A segment of the Corylus avellana chromosome ca2, CavTom2PMs-1.0 genome:
GGTCGGGTTCTCTTCTGAATAATTTTCCTCGTACCTTGTCTTGAGTGTGCTGTAGATGTGCAACCCTAATAATGAGACACGATTGGTGGTGCCGCTGATAAAGACATGGCCCAAATTCtatggttttaaatttttcatgttgagaaatgctatttaatattGGTGGTtttagttaaaaagaaaattgagtgAAATTATTATCACAAAATTTGACGTGTTGCTCTTGTCAGCTCAAGCTGACTATTAGTCAAAGAATTTTTTCACAACTTTGGTTTGAACTCAGCTCAGATTAGGGCTAAAAATAGTGAACGGTTAATAGCGGCCTGTTAACCACCTAACTATTTAACCACTTTTGAAAGTGGTTagaaaaaatcgctaaccgtgcatgtgtgtatgtatatatatatatactaaaaggGGACTCAACGAGTAAGTTAACATAAGCGGAAGAATTAAAGACATAGTGCTGAATTTAAACATAAACTGCTTGAAATAATCTAGGTTGAATATGAACAGAATATCTAAATggatacacaaagatataaacataaaaatgaatatgaaatgttgaagatACTTCAATTGGTATTACAAATTCATAAATCAACATAATGAAAATAGGGTATGTGAAAATAAGTACTTACGAAAATATGATGTAAAATTAGCTTGAAGaagctttcattgaatgaaacattttgtAATACATGGATAAAATTCTGACATACATATTTGTGAGATATCACTGATGttcagagagggagaagagaaagagagagtattCTGAAATCCGAAAGAACCGAATACCTATTACAATCAGGAAGATGCTATaaatagaaagataaaaagTTGAACACTGTAGATGAACAGTGACTTGTCGTCATGAGCAGTGATGAACAATACTGGCCGATATGAACAGTGTTGATGACTGCCAAAACAGTGATGAACAGTGCTTGCTGTATTTGAGCTTtggacttttaattttttcaatcttcACTAAGGTCATAAGGGTCTTGGGCTTCTTGTTAAAAAGGCTGTATTTGGTTTGTAGAAGAGGATGACGAAGTTGGGCTTTGTTCTCCTTGGTCTTCAATCCCTTCAGCTTTAAGGAGAAGGCTTCTGCAAAGATCTTTGAGGTGTTTTTTATATTGGACTTGAACCATGGCTACAGCAATTTCTATCTGTAAATGTGATTTATTTGTCAGGAATTGGCTTTGAAGTGTGAAGGATGGAAATTCTGTCTGTATTNNNNNNNNNNNNNNNNNNNNNNNNNNNNNNNNNNNNNNNNNNNNNNNNNNNNNNNNNNNNNNNNNNNNNNNNNNNNNNNNNNNNNNNNNNNNNNNNNNNNgaaattttccatttctgacACTTATAATATTCACGCGCGAGACACGTCAGGAACACCACGTCAgggacgttttctgacgtgtcaggcagcctgacacgtcagaaaacgtaCGTcagaaaaaaatcattttcttgtaGTGTTTCAACTGACCCAGTgactaaatttttgaaaaaaaaaaaaaaaaaaaaaaaacttagagagatttaaattttgaagggttgactcagggagttattattatacatttaccctaaaaaatataaagaaagttATTGCGTTGTTTATTTgaatatgaaaacaaaaaagtaattttattccttatatttaaaaaaaaaaagaaaaaaatttaaaaaactaccGCTAGCACTCTCATCCGTGTAGACCTTCAATTGCAATTGGCCTCTTGCTTAAGGATAAGGCCCAACTTGAATTGAACTCTATATATGCATGGTTGACACAAAAATTCAAGCTGGTCCCTTTTTCTCCCCACTTTTCTGAGCAAAATTGAAGCTGGAGCTGTACTTGCATGGAGCCTCATCTTTCACAAGTGGTGGAGCTGTTGTCAAATTTAATATGcagttgaaaattgaaataatggGTGTGGGTGAGCACATGGGTGGCATATAAAATTAGGCTTCTTTTTGTATAACATTGTGATAAATACAATATGGTATACATTTTTGTTGAAATGCTGGCTTGGTAGGATAACTTAACGTACCATTTGGCATTTATTAGTAGGGCATGTGGTTGGGGACCTATCCTTACAATTGGGTTGTCATTGGCAACTCTAAAGATTCTTAAATTCtttataaaagttatatttttttttactaatgcCTTGGCAATTTTCGAATAATTACTTTGATGGttccatctttttattttttttttattttttttttttggctaagtTGATATGCTTGACTTGGTTCCAGTACCCCTGCATGTGATAGCTTGCCACTACTTAGTGTGGGTGTTTTAGTTCACTGGTGAACACTGAGGCCCCGTTTGCTAAACGAATTTGGTTCAATACTATTCATCttacccttttgttttttcaacattctcttattttttatatcacatcaatcactttttattactattcaaataaaaaaaatcactacaaaatacaatattttcatttttccatatcaaacattcttactttttcactttttcaaaatatatatatatatccttatttatttatttatttttatatcaatcaatttttgctatagTATCGAACCAAAACCCTTTAACTAACACACCCAGATGGCTGGACTTAAGACTTAGGGTTTAGGGCCGTAAATAAATAAGTCAAATCGACAAACTGTTCATTAAACTTGATTCATGACTGTAGAAACTCGCTTAATTATTAAGTGATACATGCTCGACTCGCTTCAATTACAGcccaatattttgtttttggaattgAAAATTTATATCAGGCTGATCAGGACATAAATCAATCGCATTATTAGGATTAGATTGGCTTATCGACCTCCTTAGTCGTTTAATATCTCATTTAATATCAAGTGCAGgatcaaacacaaaattaggAAGAAAGATTGTAGATAATATGATTCACAATAGGGGCAATGGGCCAATCAGCACAATGGTTGGCATTGTTGATAGCCGTGATAACTTGAGAAGCATCACCTTCCACAAAATATTGGGAGAAGAAAAGGAATATTTAAGAAGCAACATCAACATAGGGGGGCAATGGGCCAAAATGGGGCCTTTAATTATGAGTTACATGTTTCCAAATACTAGCTGTGTTGCGTGTACATATTAATAAAAAGCTGCCGATGGCTTCAAAATTCTTCCCCAGTAACCCAATTTCCTTGGCAACTCAAATGCTTGTGGGGTCAAATTGATATTGATCCATAAACATGACTTATCCACGTCTTTGGTGCATCATAGTCGTAAGGTGTGGTTTCATCAGAAGGTTCATGTCATTTTCCAATGTTACCTTCATCTCATTTTATACAGAAGTTTCATCCCACCTAAACCTCATTTACCAAAAGCCTTGTAAAAGTATCCATCAAACGTGATGTTGACACAATCTTCACATCCTGATTTGCATGGAATTAGGAATTGAAGATCATGATGCTGCGTTCCCTCGGATAAACTTCTCttaataaaatgtaaattacAGAAGAAATGCGAAAATAACACGAAGAGATTTACGAGTGGTTCGGTATTAGACACTTACGTCCACTATTTGGAAAGAGCTCGAAATGACTTATCTCTTGCTTTTATtctttaatgaaatttattccTATTTGTAACACAATTAGGGTAGGTAAAACTAAAGATAAGTATGGTGATCatcaaataattcttttaggaaaaaaatcatatttagcccCTGATTTGGATTTAGTCATTAGGTTTTCAATTCAAGAACAAGGCCTTCAAGTTTTGTACACGTTAGGTCTCTTTGTCAGTTTTTCGTTAAAGTTAACGATTTGTCATTTACTACATGTGGCTTGTTTAACACATCAAATTTGATTATGATCAATAAATTATCCTATAAGAAATATACATATCTTATATTCTATAAATCTTGATgcaaatcaaaaaaagaaaagaaaaggagaagtaAAACTCTCCTTTCACATCAAGAATTTGGTTCATTTTATGCAGAAGCAGAATTTGGCATTGCACACCATGATGCTAAAGGGCCACGAATGCCAGGGATATTCAGTCAGCCACGCTTTTGACCATCTTGTTCCCTGGGGACCTATGCTGATGCAACAGAGTTGTGTTTGTGTCAAGATAATGGAGGACTATAACCATAACAATGGAGGAAACAAACATGGGTATCGGCCCAAAAAACCATAGCAGCAAATccaaagcaaaataaagtgCTCTAAGCCCGAGTGACCAAAAATCACCACCTCTTATAACTGCCACTTCCACATTCTGCGCAGGTATGTTGCTATCTGGGGTGCTTATCAGATAGTTTGCATGGACGAAGCTCCTTGCTGACTGAACAAAGCATGAAAAAGCGAGGAGGAAGCAGGTTAGGAGGCTTATGTACTTGATAGACATGGTGGATGGCCTTGTGTCTCCGTAGATTAATTCACTCTGCAGAAATTCTTTAGAGGAGTTTGCAATCCAAGCACCAATGAGAGAGCAGAGCGTTAAAGAGACTGATGCCAAGAAAGTTGCAGCTGATGTGTTTGATGATATGACAGATAGAGCTACTCCAACGTCCCGTTTATCAATCTGCATAATTCTTTCCACCCAAGCTATTTTGTCGTTGTTCTCAAAACCCATCACCGTGGTGTGCGGACAATTAAGGTATCTGTAGAGGAGGAAGAGATGATAGGCAAACATTATGAGCAGTCCACAAGGGACCAACACCAAATCAAGGTACTCCTTTTGGAaagccataattttttttccttcatgcAGATTCACAGAAATATTGGAGtcttttaactatattttttgcTAGCATATAGCTTTGACTAGGCTAGTAGTCATATTGGAGTAGCTAATGGCAGCTACCACATAACTCTGACTTGGCAATTAGTCATATAAAAGTTAATATGCATCCGAAACTTTGTAGTTGAGGCTCTCATTTTTTGCCTTTGCGTAAAGTCTTAGACGTGTAATTATTAACAAAGTTGAATTATTAATGTGAactaaagaaaatttatgtgtTTCTAGAATGTAGATACCTAATGTGTATGAACATAAGCTGTGAGCATGGCCAACTGTGACCGAACGACTTTTCAATTACTGATTATAAATGTTATCATCTGGCagcaatttgaaattaaaaataactccACCTACCTGGATTTTTTGTCTATTCTGTTTTGTTATCTAATTGATGAGAATGTTGTGATGGGTTTCCATTAGAGTTATCTACTTCAATTCCCTGGCTGACCCATCATTATGTTGGTGCataatctaaaacaaaaaattaaatgctcCTAAGATGCATTACATAATCGTTTTCTTTAAGAAGTTATTTGTCCCTACCAATTTTGATCAATTGGTGTGTACTAGGTTACAACAAATACTCCTGTTAGATATAATGGTATGTGTTTTGTGCAAAATGAAACTAAACCAGAACACGCTTAGAATTTCTATTCTAGCAAGGAGAGAGAGACacgaattttaaaaatgcacaacgattatttaattatagagtaatgctaggtattacatttttatcccacaatgcTAATATGGCAATCCTAACcaacttttggatttttttttttttaataatgaccgATCCAAGGGTTAGGTGGAACTAAcacatcaatattgtgagataattatatgataaaaatgtagtttctagcattactcttaattatAAAAGTTAGATCATAATTGTTAGTTTCAACGTGTGTGCGCCCCGTGCGAAAGAGCATACACTCAAGTTTTGCTTGCTTTAAGCAATAGTTTGGTATGAGTTGGGCATTATAAATGCCtacattaatttcttttcttccaagtCTCTTTAAAATATTCCCAAACCGTCCCCaaagagtagctcaatcggttgtgaaccacgcctcatgaagcggacgtctctagttcgaatccctcctcccccttcccttgtgtgaacatgtcaaaaaaaaaaaaaaaattcccaaaccATGAACATAGATATATTCATAATTATACTAAATTTGAAAACTCTTGTAACCCATTAGTCATCCATATAGCATTCAAGCTTACAGTACATGATTATTCTACTGTCATACAAATCTTAGGACAATACATAGTTGTTGCTAAGGTCCTAAGGATAAACCTCAATAAGGGACCTTAAACCAAACATGGGTGTTATCTTGTAGCGACTGAAACCAGCCTCCAAGAAGAGCTTTTCCCATTCCTTCTCGCATCTCTCTCTTCCAGTGACCAGAGCCATcatcaacacgtcaaaaaagagCTTTGCTTCGGTTATTTCGTGTTCATCTTTGATATCATGAATCACTATATCTATGACGATCACCTTTccccctttttctttgtttagtaTAGCTTCTCGGCAT
Coding sequences within it:
- the LOC132172619 gene encoding uncharacterized protein LOC132172619 — protein: MAFQKEYLDLVLVPCGLLIMFAYHLFLLYRYLNCPHTTVMGFENNDKIAWVERIMQIDKRDVGVALSVISSNTSAATFLASVSLTLCSLIGAWIANSSKEFLQSELIYGDTRPSTMSIKYISLLTCFLLAFSCFVQSARSFVHANYLISTPDSNIPAQNVEVAVIRGGDFWSLGLRALYFALDLLLWFFGPIPMFVSSIVMVIVLHYLDTNTTLLHQHRSPGNKMVKSVAD